The following proteins come from a genomic window of Blastococcus sp. HT6-30:
- a CDS encoding hemolysin family protein: MDPSARTQYPRSTPPVSDVWLSIVMVVAFIMLGGVFAGAEIALVSLRESQVRAMAEQGGRRGQAVQKLLKDPNQFLAAVQVGVTLAGFFSAAFGASTLSAPLADWMQGRGVSEGLAGTLALVLVTIAISYVSLVVGELTPKRLALQRAEGFALIVAAPLNLIAKLSRPVIWLLSKSTNGLVRLVGGDPKASGESISQEELRDLVAAHESLSSDERRLIDEVFRAGEREVREVMTPRTEVQFLDASMTASRAAKHVAESNWSRFPVVGRDQDDVVGFVHVRDLFLPSHPAGRAATVGDLAREVTRLPGTAAVLTVLSEMRRDNQHLAIVVDEYGGTDGIVTLEDLIEEVIGEIYDEYDAEVAPEDRQSPGAPREVDGLLNLDDFTEATGLELPEGPYETVAGYVLAELGRLPEVGDSIEVEGRAVSVLELDGRRIARLLVGPPPPAEAPDGEPDGVAG, from the coding sequence ATGGACCCGTCCGCCCGCACCCAGTACCCGAGGAGCACGCCGCCGGTGAGCGACGTCTGGCTCAGCATCGTCATGGTCGTCGCCTTCATCATGCTCGGCGGCGTCTTCGCCGGAGCGGAGATCGCGCTGGTCTCGCTGCGCGAGTCGCAGGTCCGGGCCATGGCCGAGCAGGGTGGCCGCCGCGGTCAGGCGGTGCAGAAGCTGCTCAAGGACCCGAACCAGTTCCTGGCCGCCGTGCAGGTGGGCGTCACCCTGGCCGGCTTCTTCTCGGCCGCCTTCGGTGCCAGCACCCTGTCCGCCCCGCTGGCCGACTGGATGCAGGGCCGCGGCGTGAGCGAGGGCCTGGCCGGCACGCTCGCGCTGGTGCTGGTCACCATCGCGATCAGCTACGTCTCGCTGGTCGTCGGCGAGCTGACGCCCAAGCGGCTGGCCCTGCAGCGCGCCGAGGGCTTCGCGCTCATCGTCGCCGCGCCGCTCAACCTGATCGCGAAGCTCTCCCGCCCGGTCATCTGGCTGCTGTCGAAGTCCACGAACGGCCTCGTGCGGCTGGTCGGCGGTGACCCGAAGGCCAGCGGCGAGTCGATCAGCCAGGAGGAGCTGCGCGACCTGGTGGCGGCGCACGAGTCGCTGAGCAGCGACGAGCGGCGGCTGATCGACGAGGTCTTCCGCGCCGGCGAGCGCGAGGTGCGCGAGGTCATGACGCCGCGGACCGAGGTGCAGTTCCTCGACGCCTCCATGACCGCCAGCCGCGCCGCCAAGCACGTCGCCGAGTCGAACTGGTCGCGGTTCCCCGTGGTCGGCCGTGACCAGGATGACGTCGTCGGCTTCGTGCACGTCCGCGACCTGTTCCTGCCCAGCCACCCGGCGGGACGGGCCGCGACCGTCGGCGACCTGGCCCGCGAGGTCACCCGGCTGCCCGGCACCGCCGCCGTCCTCACGGTGCTCAGCGAGATGCGCCGGGACAACCAGCACCTGGCCATCGTCGTCGACGAGTACGGCGGCACCGACGGCATCGTCACCCTCGAGGACCTCATCGAGGAGGTCATCGGGGAGATCTACGACGAGTACGACGCCGAGGTCGCCCCGGAGGACCGCCAGTCCCCCGGCGCCCCGCGCGAGGTCGACGGCCTGCTCAACCTCGACGACTTCACCGAGGCCACCGGCCTGGAGCTGCCCGAGGGGCCGTACGAGACGGTGGCCGGCTACGTGCTGGCCGAGCTCGGCCGGCTGCCGGAGGTCGGCGACTCCATCGAGGTCGAGGGCCGCGCGGTGTCGGTGCTGGAGCTCGACGGACGGCGGATCGCCCGCCTGCTCGTCGGCCCACCGCCCCCGGCGGAGGCTCCCGACGGCGAGCCGGACGGCGTCGCCGGTTGA
- the hisC gene encoding histidinol-phosphate transaminase, which produces MEVEDLVVSARPAVQSLPAYKPGRNPADLAREIGVERAVKLASNEVAFPPLPAVVEAVTAAVTETNRYPDNGAVVLTGALAQRYDVDPAQVAVGCGAVAICQELAQAYNDPGTAMAFAWRSFEMYPLLARVAGARAIQVPLTPGRPGGPADTHDLDALAAAIDDTTRLVFVCNPNNPTGTAVRRAQLERFLDAVPAETLVVLDEAYREFVTDPEVPDGAELMRGRPNVAVLRTFSKAWGLAGLRVGYLLAEDPSVAEAVRRTHLPFSVGLVAQAAGVAALASEDEVRARCAAVVTERERLTGELRARGLEVAGSQANFVWLPVGERALGLAAALEARAVITRPFAGEGIRVTVGTPEEDDVFLGALDDALAAAPS; this is translated from the coding sequence GTGGAGGTGGAGGATCTCGTGGTCAGTGCCCGACCGGCGGTGCAGTCGCTCCCGGCCTACAAGCCCGGCCGCAACCCGGCGGACCTCGCCCGGGAGATCGGCGTCGAGCGGGCGGTGAAGCTGGCCAGCAACGAGGTCGCGTTCCCGCCGCTGCCGGCCGTCGTCGAGGCGGTGACCGCGGCGGTCACCGAGACCAACCGCTACCCCGACAACGGCGCCGTCGTCCTCACCGGGGCCCTGGCGCAGCGGTACGACGTCGACCCGGCGCAGGTGGCCGTCGGCTGCGGTGCGGTGGCGATCTGCCAGGAGCTGGCCCAGGCCTACAACGACCCGGGCACGGCGATGGCCTTCGCGTGGCGCTCGTTCGAGATGTACCCGCTGCTGGCCCGGGTGGCCGGTGCGCGCGCGATCCAGGTGCCGCTGACCCCCGGCCGGCCCGGGGGGCCCGCCGACACCCACGACCTGGACGCCCTCGCCGCCGCGATCGACGACACCACCCGCCTGGTGTTCGTCTGCAACCCGAACAACCCCACGGGCACGGCGGTCCGCCGGGCACAGCTGGAGCGGTTCCTCGACGCGGTGCCCGCGGAGACGCTCGTGGTGCTCGACGAGGCCTACCGGGAGTTCGTCACCGACCCCGAGGTCCCCGACGGCGCCGAGCTGATGCGTGGGCGGCCGAACGTCGCGGTCCTCCGCACCTTCTCGAAGGCATGGGGGCTGGCCGGGCTGCGGGTCGGCTACCTGCTGGCCGAGGACCCGTCGGTCGCCGAGGCCGTGCGCCGGACGCACCTGCCGTTCAGCGTGGGCCTGGTCGCGCAGGCGGCCGGGGTGGCGGCGCTGGCCAGCGAGGACGAGGTCCGTGCCCGGTGCGCCGCCGTCGTCACCGAGCGGGAGCGGCTGACCGGCGAGCTGCGCGCGCGGGGCCTCGAGGTCGCCGGGAGCCAGGCCAACTTCGTGTGGCTGCCGGTGGGGGAGCGGGCGCTCGGGCTGGCGGCCGCGTTGGAGGCCCGCGCGGTGATCACCCGGCCGTTCGCCGGCGAGGGCATCCGGGTCACGGTCGGCACTCCCGAGGAGGACGACGTGTTCCTCGGCGCGCTCGACGACGCGCTCGCCGCGGCGCCGTCCTGA
- the galE gene encoding UDP-glucose 4-epimerase GalE: protein MRVLVAGGAGYIGSVVTAALLADGHEVTVLDDLSTGHADAVPAGATLAEVSLHDSAPVLAEFRPEAVLHFAARSLVGVSQQQPEDYWHTNVGGSFALLEAMRAADCRRIVFSSTAATYGEPDQVPIREDAPTRPTNTYGASKLAVDHMLTSYAVAHGFAAVSLRYFNVAGAAYGLGERHATETHLIPIALQVAAGQRGSLTVYGEDYPTPDGTCIRDYVHVEDLSDAHLLALPAPAAGEHRIYNLGNGTGFSVQEVVEAAREVTGHPIPVTVGERRAGDPAQLVASSDRIRADLGWAPKHTDLVGIVRDAWEVARSRR from the coding sequence ATGCGCGTACTCGTCGCCGGCGGAGCCGGCTACATCGGCAGCGTAGTGACGGCGGCCCTGCTGGCCGACGGTCACGAGGTCACCGTCCTCGACGACCTCTCGACCGGTCACGCGGACGCCGTGCCCGCCGGCGCCACGCTCGCCGAGGTCTCGCTGCACGACTCGGCGCCCGTGCTGGCCGAGTTCCGGCCGGAGGCGGTGCTGCACTTCGCGGCCAGGTCGCTGGTCGGCGTCTCCCAGCAGCAGCCCGAGGACTACTGGCACACCAACGTCGGCGGCTCGTTCGCCCTCCTCGAGGCGATGCGCGCCGCGGACTGCCGCCGGATCGTGTTCTCCTCCACCGCCGCCACCTACGGCGAGCCCGACCAGGTGCCGATCCGCGAGGACGCGCCCACCAGGCCGACCAACACCTACGGCGCCTCCAAGCTCGCCGTCGACCACATGCTCACCTCGTACGCCGTCGCGCACGGCTTCGCCGCGGTGAGCCTGCGGTACTTCAACGTCGCGGGCGCCGCCTACGGGCTGGGCGAGCGGCACGCCACCGAGACCCACCTCATCCCGATCGCCCTCCAGGTGGCGGCCGGGCAGCGGGGCTCGCTCACCGTCTACGGCGAGGACTACCCGACCCCCGACGGCACCTGCATCCGCGACTACGTCCACGTCGAGGACCTCTCCGACGCCCACCTGCTGGCCCTGCCCGCACCGGCCGCCGGGGAGCACCGGATCTACAACCTGGGCAACGGCACCGGCTTCTCCGTGCAGGAGGTCGTCGAGGCCGCCCGCGAGGTGACCGGGCACCCGATCCCGGTCACCGTCGGCGAGCGCCGGGCCGGCGACCCCGCCCAGCTGGTCGCCTCCAGCGACCGGATCCGCGCCGACCTGGGCTGGGCGCCGAAGCACACCGACCTGGTCGGCATCGTCCGGGACGCCTGGGAGGTCGCGCGGTCCCGCCGCTGA
- a CDS encoding DUF3017 domain-containing protein — MTRPPLHVRRPFLAGLVRQLPLLAVLVVVAAGLLLVTFEHWRWGLVVVGLAMVGAALLRLLLPVRRVGFLAVRSRGVDVVLLACVGITLTAVALTIPGT; from the coding sequence GTGACGCGCCCGCCGCTCCACGTCCGCCGGCCCTTCCTCGCGGGGCTGGTCAGGCAGCTGCCGCTGCTGGCGGTCCTGGTCGTGGTGGCCGCCGGGCTGCTGCTGGTCACGTTCGAGCACTGGCGGTGGGGGCTGGTCGTGGTCGGGCTGGCGATGGTCGGGGCGGCGCTGCTGCGCCTGCTCCTTCCGGTGCGCCGGGTGGGCTTCCTCGCCGTGCGCAGCCGGGGGGTCGACGTGGTTCTCCTCGCCTGCGTCGGGATCACGCTCACCGCCGTCGCGCTGACCATCCCGGGCACGTGA
- a CDS encoding DUF559 domain-containing protein — MPPPRRPDRLVDRVFRGADAIAAGLLTKDALRSSAWRRLYRGVYADASLESDFSLQVTGALLLVPAPAVFSGRTAAYLLGAQELVDRGTPVEVTVPPDVRFGPVAGLRIRRMPLPEADVLLHRGRRVTSGLRTALDIARAEALVDAVVALDVLVGRAIVGLGELRAAAAELGSVRGARRAQRAVAMACPFAESQPESRLRVLLSLAGMAPVPQFSVRDGRGDFVARVDLAFPDQRVAVEYDGAWHAAPGQFARDRRRLNRLVAAGWTVIHVTAADMRDPDGLVARVRAALEPPRTAK; from the coding sequence GTGCCGCCACCTCGCCGTCCGGACCGTCTCGTCGACCGGGTGTTCCGCGGGGCCGATGCCATCGCCGCTGGCCTCCTGACGAAGGACGCGCTGCGCTCCTCCGCCTGGCGGCGCCTGTACCGCGGGGTCTACGCCGACGCATCGCTCGAGTCGGACTTCTCGCTCCAGGTGACGGGCGCGCTGCTGCTCGTGCCCGCACCAGCCGTGTTCAGCGGTCGCACGGCCGCCTACCTGCTCGGCGCGCAGGAGCTGGTCGACCGAGGGACACCGGTCGAGGTGACCGTGCCGCCGGACGTCCGCTTCGGGCCGGTGGCCGGCCTGCGGATCCGTCGCATGCCGTTACCGGAGGCGGACGTGCTGCTCCACCGGGGCCGGCGGGTGACCAGCGGCTTGCGCACCGCGCTCGACATCGCGCGCGCCGAGGCTCTGGTGGACGCAGTCGTGGCACTGGATGTGCTGGTCGGCCGGGCGATCGTCGGCCTCGGAGAGCTCCGGGCGGCGGCCGCCGAGCTGGGGAGCGTTCGTGGCGCCCGCCGTGCGCAGCGCGCGGTGGCCATGGCCTGCCCGTTCGCCGAGTCACAGCCCGAGAGCAGGCTGCGCGTGCTCCTCTCCCTCGCGGGCATGGCGCCGGTGCCGCAGTTCTCCGTCCGGGACGGCAGGGGCGACTTCGTCGCGCGCGTCGACCTGGCGTTCCCGGATCAGCGGGTCGCAGTCGAGTACGACGGCGCCTGGCACGCCGCGCCCGGGCAGTTCGCGCGGGACCGGCGGCGGCTCAACCGGTTGGTCGCCGCGGGGTGGACGGTCATCCACGTGACCGCCGCGGACATGCGGGACCCGGACGGGCTGGTGGCCCGCGTGCGTGCGGCGCTGGAGCCACCTCGTACGGCGAAGTAG
- a CDS encoding YihY/virulence factor BrkB family protein: protein MSSASSGNAPARKGWPARTWDRIEGTVDAARRRSRRFDHLARAGGRYRRTQGDLMAAGVTYFAFLGLFPVLLLVASVIGLVLAGDELLQRELYDAIRDAFPGSTGREIVDDLRSAVGSAEVVGVIGLVGFLYAGLRAMDKLRIGMERIWKGHADEPEFLRDNVQDVVALFLLGVVGLLSLGLTGVATWATSWFLEVLGLDGAPGLSVLATVAGLALAFLGDTVVFLWLLKVVPSTPHPLRRLLPGALFGAVGFEVMKLIGNLYLSLISGSVTASAFGGAVGILVWINIVFRFAFFTAAWTASSPALAGAAPAPVPEESDLPDDERAPSR, encoded by the coding sequence GTGAGTTCCGCGAGCTCCGGGAACGCCCCGGCCAGGAAGGGCTGGCCGGCCCGGACGTGGGACCGCATCGAGGGCACGGTCGACGCCGCGCGCCGGCGGTCCCGGCGGTTCGACCACCTCGCCCGCGCCGGCGGCCGCTACCGCCGGACGCAGGGCGACCTCATGGCCGCCGGGGTCACGTACTTCGCCTTCCTGGGGCTGTTCCCCGTGCTGCTCCTGGTCGCCTCGGTCATCGGCCTGGTGCTGGCCGGCGACGAGCTGCTCCAGCGCGAGCTCTACGACGCCATCCGGGATGCGTTCCCCGGCAGCACCGGCCGGGAGATCGTCGACGACCTGCGGAGCGCCGTCGGCTCGGCGGAGGTGGTCGGCGTCATCGGGCTGGTGGGCTTCCTCTACGCCGGGCTGCGGGCGATGGACAAGCTCCGCATCGGCATGGAGCGCATCTGGAAAGGGCACGCCGACGAGCCGGAGTTCCTCAGGGACAACGTCCAGGACGTCGTGGCGCTCTTCCTCCTCGGTGTCGTCGGCCTGCTCAGCCTGGGGCTGACCGGGGTGGCCACGTGGGCGACGTCCTGGTTCCTGGAGGTGCTCGGGCTCGACGGTGCGCCCGGGCTGTCCGTGCTCGCCACCGTGGCCGGCCTGGCGCTGGCGTTCCTCGGTGACACCGTCGTCTTCCTGTGGCTGCTGAAGGTGGTTCCCTCGACGCCGCACCCGCTGCGGCGGCTGCTCCCCGGGGCGCTGTTCGGCGCCGTCGGGTTCGAGGTGATGAAGCTGATCGGCAACCTCTACCTCTCGCTGATCTCCGGGAGCGTCACCGCGTCGGCCTTCGGCGGCGCCGTCGGCATCCTGGTGTGGATCAACATCGTCTTCCGGTTCGCCTTCTTCACCGCCGCCTGGACCGCCAGCTCCCCGGCGCTGGCGGGCGCCGCCCCGGCGCCGGTACCGGAGGAGTCCGACCTGCCCGATGACGAGCGCGCCCCGTCGCGCTGA
- a CDS encoding NADP-dependent isocitrate dehydrogenase, translating to MSKIKVEGTVVELDGDEMTRIIWQFIKDQLILPYLDVNLEYYDLGIEHRDATDDQVTVDSANAIKKHGVGVKCATITPDEARVEEFGLKKMWRSPNGTIRNILGGVIFREPIIMQNVPRLVPGWTKPIIVGRHAFGDQYRATDFRFPGEGTLTISFQPADGSAPIEHEVFQSPGGGVAMAMYNLDDSIRDFARASLNYGLDRGYPVYLSTKNTILKAYDGRFKDLFEEVFQAEFKEKFDAAGITYEHRLIDDMVAASLKWEGGYVWACKNYDGDVQSDTVAQGFGSLGLMTSVLATPDGRTVEAEAAHGTVTRHFRQHQKGEQTSTNPIASIFAWTRGLAHRGKLDGTPEVTRFAETLEKVCIDTVESGQMTKDLALLISKDQPWLNTQDFLAAIDTNLQKAMA from the coding sequence GTGAGCAAGATCAAGGTCGAGGGCACCGTCGTCGAGCTCGACGGCGACGAGATGACCCGGATCATCTGGCAGTTCATCAAGGACCAGCTGATCCTCCCGTACCTCGACGTCAACCTCGAGTACTACGACCTCGGCATCGAGCACCGCGACGCCACCGACGACCAGGTGACCGTCGACTCCGCCAACGCGATCAAGAAGCACGGCGTCGGCGTCAAGTGCGCGACCATCACGCCCGACGAGGCGCGGGTCGAGGAGTTCGGGCTCAAGAAGATGTGGCGGTCCCCGAACGGGACGATCCGCAACATCCTCGGCGGCGTGATCTTCCGCGAGCCGATCATCATGCAGAACGTGCCGCGCCTCGTGCCGGGCTGGACCAAGCCGATCATCGTCGGCCGTCACGCCTTCGGTGACCAGTACCGCGCCACCGACTTCAGGTTCCCCGGCGAGGGGACGTTGACGATCAGCTTCCAGCCGGCGGACGGCTCGGCGCCCATCGAGCACGAGGTCTTCCAGTCGCCTGGCGGCGGCGTCGCGATGGCGATGTACAACCTCGATGACTCGATCCGCGACTTCGCCCGCGCCTCGCTGAACTACGGGCTCGACCGCGGCTACCCGGTCTACCTCTCGACGAAGAACACGATCCTCAAGGCCTACGACGGCCGGTTCAAGGACCTGTTCGAGGAGGTCTTCCAGGCCGAGTTCAAGGAGAAGTTCGACGCGGCCGGCATCACCTACGAGCACCGGCTGATCGACGACATGGTCGCCGCCTCGCTCAAGTGGGAGGGCGGCTACGTCTGGGCCTGCAAGAACTACGACGGAGACGTGCAGTCCGACACCGTGGCGCAGGGCTTCGGCTCGCTGGGCCTCATGACGTCGGTGCTCGCGACCCCGGACGGCCGCACGGTCGAGGCCGAGGCCGCCCACGGCACGGTGACCCGCCACTTCCGGCAGCACCAGAAGGGCGAGCAGACGTCGACGAACCCGATCGCGTCGATCTTCGCCTGGACCCGGGGCCTGGCCCACCGCGGCAAGCTGGACGGCACCCCCGAGGTGACCCGCTTCGCCGAGACCCTGGAGAAGGTCTGCATCGACACCGTCGAGAGCGGCCAGATGACCAAGGACCTCGCGCTGCTGATCTCCAAGGACCAGCCGTGGCTGAACACCCAGGACTTCCTGGCGGCCATCGACACCAACCTGCAGAAGGCCATGGCGTGA
- the mdh gene encoding malate dehydrogenase has protein sequence MAKQPRNGKVTVVGAGFYGSTTALRLAEYDIFETVVLTDIVEGKPEGLALDMNQSRPIEGFETRVLGVGGGSYEGTEGSDVVVVTAGLPRKPGMSRMDLIETNAKIVRDVSENIARTSPDAVVIVVSNPLDEMTALAQLATGFPHQRVMGQAGMLDTARFTNFVAEELGVPVASVRTLTLGSHGDTMVPVPSRCTVDGKPLADVLPADRIEHLVQRTRNGGAEVVALLKTGSAYYAPSAAAARMARAVMEDSGAVMPVCTWVDGEYGISGVYLGVEAEIGRGGAKRVVESDLSETERAGLHEAAEAVRAKQADVAQL, from the coding sequence ATGGCGAAGCAGCCCAGGAACGGGAAGGTCACCGTGGTCGGTGCCGGGTTCTACGGCTCCACCACCGCACTCCGCCTGGCCGAGTACGACATCTTCGAGACCGTCGTGCTCACCGACATCGTGGAGGGCAAGCCCGAGGGGCTCGCGCTGGACATGAACCAGTCACGTCCCATCGAGGGGTTCGAGACCCGGGTGCTGGGGGTCGGCGGCGGCTCCTACGAGGGCACCGAGGGCTCGGACGTCGTCGTCGTCACCGCCGGCCTGCCGCGGAAGCCGGGCATGAGCCGCATGGACCTGATCGAGACGAACGCGAAGATCGTCCGCGACGTCTCCGAGAACATCGCCCGCACGTCGCCCGACGCCGTCGTCATCGTCGTCTCCAACCCGCTCGACGAGATGACCGCGTTGGCGCAGCTGGCCACCGGCTTCCCGCACCAGCGCGTGATGGGCCAGGCGGGCATGCTCGACACCGCGCGCTTCACCAACTTCGTCGCCGAGGAGCTCGGGGTCCCCGTCGCCTCGGTGCGGACGCTGACCCTCGGCTCGCACGGCGACACGATGGTGCCGGTGCCCTCGCGCTGCACCGTGGACGGCAAGCCGCTGGCCGACGTGCTCCCCGCCGACCGCATCGAGCACCTCGTGCAGCGCACCCGGAACGGTGGCGCCGAGGTGGTCGCCCTGCTCAAGACCGGATCGGCCTACTACGCTCCTTCCGCTGCGGCTGCCCGCATGGCCCGCGCGGTCATGGAGGACTCCGGCGCAGTGATGCCGGTGTGCACGTGGGTCGACGGCGAGTACGGCATCTCCGGGGTGTACCTGGGGGTGGAGGCCGAGATCGGCCGCGGGGGCGCGAAGCGCGTCGTCGAGAGCGACCTGTCGGAGACCGAACGGGCGGGCCTGCACGAGGCGGCCGAAGCGGTGCGCGCCAAGCAGGCCGACGTGGCCCAGCTCTGA
- a CDS encoding 2'-5' RNA ligase family protein, translating into MNDDTFVGRLPTPPETAVLGVIVPVPEPWASLLVDWRTKVGDPQAALVPPHVTLLPPTEVPVASRDAIAEHLAAVAAEHPPFDMHLAGTGTFMPVTDVVFVTVARGIGNCEMLANDLRQGPLARSLSFPYHPHVTVAHDVPADMLELAYSGLQELSAEFRVEHFTEFEQVAGGGWALAREYPLTGSGR; encoded by the coding sequence GTGAACGACGACACCTTCGTGGGCCGGCTGCCGACGCCGCCCGAGACCGCGGTGCTGGGCGTCATCGTCCCGGTGCCCGAGCCCTGGGCGTCGCTGCTGGTCGACTGGCGCACCAAGGTGGGCGACCCGCAGGCGGCGCTGGTGCCCCCGCACGTCACGCTGCTGCCGCCCACCGAGGTGCCGGTCGCCTCGCGCGACGCAATCGCCGAGCACCTGGCCGCGGTCGCCGCCGAGCACCCGCCGTTCGACATGCACCTGGCCGGCACGGGCACGTTCATGCCGGTCACCGACGTCGTCTTCGTGACCGTGGCGCGCGGCATCGGCAACTGCGAGATGCTGGCCAACGACCTCCGGCAGGGTCCGCTGGCCCGGTCGCTGTCCTTTCCGTACCACCCGCACGTCACCGTGGCCCACGACGTGCCGGCCGACATGCTCGAGCTGGCGTACAGCGGGCTCCAGGAGCTGTCGGCCGAGTTCCGGGTGGAGCACTTCACCGAGTTCGAGCAGGTCGCCGGCGGCGGCTGGGCGCTCGCCCGCGAGTACCCCCTCACCGGTTCCGGGCGCTGA
- the trpS gene encoding tryptophan--tRNA ligase, giving the protein MADVALPRVLSGIQPTADSFHLGNFLGALRQWVALQDDHEAFYCVVDLHAITVEQDPAVLRRRTLVSAAQLIAIGVDPGRSALFVQSHVPEHAQLGWVLQCLTGFGEASRMTQFKDKSQRQGTGGTSVGLFTYPVLQAADILLYQADRVPVGEDQRQHLELTRDLATRVNGRFGPTFTLPQPFIVQGTAKVLDLQSPDKKMSKSLPPAGCINLLDDPKITAKRIRSAVTDTGREVVADPVGKPGVTNLLTIHSAFSGKSTAELEQHFAGRGYGDLKKELAEVVTEALAPIQQRTHELLADTAELERVLAAGAARAREVAAPTLEAVHQRIGFLPPAGLRP; this is encoded by the coding sequence ATGGCCGACGTGGCTCTTCCCCGAGTACTGTCCGGCATCCAGCCGACGGCGGACTCCTTCCACCTCGGCAACTTCCTGGGTGCGCTGCGGCAGTGGGTCGCCCTCCAGGACGACCACGAGGCCTTCTACTGCGTCGTCGACCTGCATGCGATCACCGTCGAGCAGGACCCCGCGGTGCTCCGCCGTCGCACCCTGGTGTCGGCCGCGCAGCTGATCGCCATCGGCGTCGACCCGGGCCGCAGCGCGCTGTTCGTGCAGAGCCACGTTCCCGAGCACGCCCAGCTGGGCTGGGTGCTGCAGTGCCTCACCGGGTTCGGCGAGGCCAGCCGCATGACGCAGTTCAAGGACAAGAGCCAGCGGCAGGGCACCGGCGGTACCAGCGTCGGCCTGTTCACCTACCCGGTGCTCCAGGCGGCCGACATCCTGCTCTACCAGGCCGACCGGGTGCCGGTCGGCGAGGACCAACGCCAGCACCTGGAGCTGACTCGGGACCTGGCGACCCGGGTCAACGGCCGGTTCGGCCCCACCTTCACGCTGCCGCAGCCCTTCATCGTCCAGGGGACGGCGAAGGTGCTGGACCTGCAGTCGCCGGACAAGAAGATGAGCAAGAGCCTTCCGCCGGCCGGCTGCATCAACCTGCTCGACGACCCGAAGATCACCGCCAAGAGGATCCGCTCGGCGGTCACCGACACCGGCCGCGAGGTCGTGGCCGACCCGGTCGGGAAGCCCGGCGTCACCAACCTGCTCACCATCCACTCGGCGTTCTCCGGGAAGAGCACCGCGGAGCTGGAGCAGCACTTCGCCGGACGCGGCTACGGCGACCTGAAGAAGGAGCTCGCCGAGGTCGTCACCGAGGCGCTGGCGCCGATCCAGCAGCGCACCCACGAGCTGCTGGCCGACACCGCGGAGCTGGAGCGGGTGCTGGCCGCCGGGGCCGCGCGGGCCCGGGAGGTGGCCGCCCCCACGCTGGAGGCCGTCCACCAGCGGATCGGTTTCCTGCCACCGGCGGGGCTCCGCCCGTGA
- a CDS encoding CAP domain-containing protein, translated as MTTAPTLAGPDAEGQVLALVNEERARAGCEPLTVDGQLTAVARAHSADMRDRGFFHHVNPSGQDPFARASAAAITARAENIARGQQDAAAVVHSWMGSPGHRANILDCRSRSLGVGLATGAGGPWWTQLFA; from the coding sequence GTGACCACCGCCCCCACGCTCGCGGGCCCCGACGCGGAGGGCCAGGTGCTCGCCCTGGTCAACGAGGAGCGCGCCCGTGCCGGGTGCGAGCCGCTGACCGTGGACGGGCAGCTGACCGCCGTCGCACGCGCCCACAGCGCGGACATGCGCGACCGCGGCTTCTTCCACCACGTGAACCCCAGCGGGCAGGACCCGTTCGCCCGCGCGTCGGCGGCCGCGATCACCGCGCGGGCGGAGAACATCGCCCGCGGCCAGCAGGACGCCGCCGCCGTCGTCCACTCGTGGATGGGCAGCCCCGGGCACCGGGCGAACATCCTCGACTGCCGGTCGCGCAGCCTCGGCGTCGGCCTCGCCACCGGCGCCGGCGGCCCCTGGTGGACCCAGCTCTTCGCCTGA